From a region of the Besnoitia besnoiti strain Bb-Ger1 chromosome I, whole genome shotgun sequence genome:
- a CDS encoding hypothetical protein (encoded by transcript BESB_005600) has translation MSSEEQPQRAEETPAPEEEALPTAETGEGEPKEEKDATEAASEAAEAAAEEEAPASVQPSQSSSSVGKGAAEEGKNGENNDGTAQEEAANEPPAAEAPKAEPVAPADDRSAEATWTPPAERKASLVVATEKRLGSVASVSRKSIPSFSSRGASSLNALPSRMASSAAALRAKEGEKGSERRDLQVAGKSAPLSAANVKGSLWQQVLADARPVKTADKPDSYILMLGACDAGKSTLLRHLQALGSIRPLSRVETYSNTGGVSLLDYAYLGQRCLDDEEDIATVDAQSYANVYIIQNPEMAERIAGMLPASAISHLCFLICLDMRQAWSAMDELQKWLRVAEQITNSLLSQQDLQTQDKLKSDMQRYLANYRRNALNTGVTRAATALLDLQQFGSSAAIGNDEAQKLLEVVPKADGAAEDNAASFPVPVVVAVTRSDAYQQMNTRQSMGQIDIMMAYLRRECLKFNAALFSCNARDEKNPKNLFLLYRYLMHRLCRCFFRATPATDDPEAFFMPAGCDTTDDIERAMAKTVAETFEKPYEAWITRSTESKKLDDTGNTTVPIQTMQEFLRLMEEQYPTAAVAAKPLGERRLSLLLNGQGSMTSSFGRSESGRRSVGSISRPMISIQPSTTMSRSEVHSKATVPSLNLSGDASVDKARSRPEVPRMRSGAPGKPGSIAPAGSANLTPHDGSGAAESASLQNFFQGLLARSKTKAPATPRGRARPKAAAEGAKKKLAMRRRVPQGSLLGALAQNMSFWRPRAAATEKLRECDDAAREHKSLCWASPGLQKEDG, from the exons ATGAGCTCAGAGGaacagccgcagagggcagaggagactccggcgccagaggaggaggccctTCCCAccgcggagaccggcgaaggcgagccgaaagaagagaaggacgccACCGAAGCGGCctctgaggcggcggaagcggcggcggaggaggaggcgcctgcgtccgtGCAACCTTCTCAGTCGTCGTCCTCAGTCGGCAAgggagctgcggaggaggggaAAAACGGGGAGAACAACGATGGTacggcgcaggaggaggcagcgaacgagcctccagcggccgaggcgcccaAGGCGGAGCCCGTTGCCCCTGCGGACGACAGATCCGCCGAGGCCACTTGGACGCCCCCAGCGGAGCGGAAGGCCTCGTTAGTCGtcgcgacggagaagcgcctcggCTCGGTGGCTTCTGTGTCGCGCAAAAGCATCCCCAGCTTTTCGTCGAGAGGCGCCAGTTCGCTGAACGCCCTCCCCTCGCGCATGGCTTCCAGCGCGGCTGCCTTGAGAGCgaaggaaggcgaaaaaggcagcgagagacgagatTTACAAGTCGCCGGAAAATCCGCGCCTCTCAGCGCGGCGAATGTGAAAGGCAGCCTCTGGCAGCAAGtcctcgccgacgcgcggccCGTGAAAACTGCAGACAAACCCGACTCGTACATCCTCATGCTAG gcgcctgcgacgcgggCAAAAGCACACTGCTGCGGCATCTGCAGGCCCTGGGGAGCATCCGTCCGTTGTCGCGCGTGGAGACCTACAGCAACACTGGCGGCGTGTCGCTTCTCGACTACGCGTACCTCGGTCAGCGGTGcctcgacgacgaagaagacatcGCCACTGTCGATGCGCAATCCTACGCGAACGTTTACATCATCCAGAACCCAGAAATGGC GGAACGGATTGCGGGGATGCTGCCGGCCTCAGCGATCTCGCACCTCTGTTTTTTGATCTGCCTCGACATGCGCCAGGCGTGGTCTGCGATGGACGAGTTGCAGAAGTGGCTCAGAGTCGCCGAGCAAATCACGAATTCGCTGCTTTCGCAGCAGGACTTGCAGACTCAAGACAAACTCAAAAGCGACA TGCAGAGATACTTGGCGAACTACCGCCGGAACGCCCTTAACACGGGCGTGACCCGCGCGGCCACGGCGCTCCTCGACCTCCAGCAGTTTGGCAGCTCAGCCGCCATCGGCAACGACGAG GCGCAGAAACTCCTCGAGGTCGTGCCCAAAGctgacggcgcggcggaggacaacgccgcctccttccctgTCCCCGTGGTGGTCGCGGTGACGCGCTCTGATGCATACCAGCAGATGAATACGCGTCAGAGCATGGGTCAGATCGACATCATGATGGCGTACCTGCGACGCGAGTGCCTCAAATTCAAcgccgccctcttctccTGCAACGCCCGAGACGAAAAGAA CCCGAAGAATCTGTTTTTGCTCTACCGCTACTTGATGCatcgcctctgtcgctgcttcttcag agcgacgccggcgacggatGACCCCGAGGCGTTTTTCATGCCGGCGGGCTGCGACACGACGGACGACATCGA GCGAGCGATGGCGAAGACGGTCGCAGAGACTTTCGAg AAACCGTACGAGGCGTGGATTACTCGGAGCACGGAATCAAAGAAG CTCGATGACACGGGGAACACCACAGTCCCGATTCAGACGATGCAAGAATTCCTGCGGCTGATGGAAGAGCAGTACCcgaccgccgccgtcgccgcgaaaccgctcggcgagcggcgcctctctctcctcctcaaCGGCCAGGGCAGCATGACCTCGAGCTTCGGG cGTTCCGAGTCTGGTCGGCGCAGCGTCGGCTCGATTTCGCGGCCCATGATTTCGATTCAGCCTTCGACGACCATGTCGCGGTCAGAGGTTCACTCGAAGGCCACTGTCCCCAGCCTGAATttgagcggcgacgcctcggtCGAcaaggcgcgctcgcggccagAAGTCCCTCGCATGCGCTCCGGGGCACCCGGGAAGCCTGGCTCaatcgcgcccgccggcagcgcaAACTTGACGCCCCACGatggcagcggcgccgcagagtcaGCCTCGCTGCAGAACTTCTTCCAggggcttctcgcgcgca GCAAGACGAAGGctcccgcgacgcctcgcgggcgtgcgcggccgaaggcggccgcggagggggcGAAAAAAAAGCTGGCGATGCGTAGGCGAGTGCCTCAGGGGAGTCTGCTTGGCGCACTAGCGCAAAATATGAGCTTTtggaggcctcgcgccgcggcgacggagaagtTACGCGAGTGTG